CCATGGGCACCGCCACCGGAAGCACCACCAGAACTTTCCAGGGGAGGAACGCTGGCGCCACCGCCACCAGCAGAACCACCACCGCCGAAGCCACCCCCGTCACCACCAACGGAACTGCCACCACCACTCAAGGGAGGAATGCTGGCGCTACCAGCGGCAGAACCACCGCCACCCGAAGCCGGGGGACAGGTCTCACCCCCAGCAGCCGGATCAGGACTCCCGGTTCCAGGGTTGCCAGCCCCAGCAGCCTGCTGCTTATCGCCCCCCTTTCCAGCAGACCGCTTTCCCTGGGCATCTTCAACGCTCTTGTTGAGATCGCCCTTGATTTTCTCGTCAAGCCTCTTGAATTCGTCGTCACACTGCTGCACCACGTCGGCGAGCTTGCCCAGCGATTCAGCCATCTTTCCGCGGGCAATCTCCCAGTCGCTCTCCTGCCCCTCGATCACCGAATTGAGACGGCCTGCTTTACCGACGGCTTCCGCCAAACCCTCTGCAAATCCCTGAGCAGAATCCAGGTAGTTCTTGGCCTCACGCGCACCCGTAGTCGCATCCTGAGGCTTATTCATAGGGGTGTTTTGGCTTTCCCCAGCTAACACTTTACCCGAGGGGGATGTGAGGGCGGCTTGCCCGATCTGAGATAATTCAAAATGCAGAAAGAAAACCCTCAGATGAAAGACAAGCCGCCGCCGTGAATACTACCACAAGCCTTGACCGTGACCAGATCCTCAACCTGTGCGAACTGATCCACACATCCCGTTCCGGAAACCTTCCCCCGGCAGGGTCCCGTGTCCTGGGCTTGTTCCGCTGTATCCAGGTCACTGTGTTGATATTGCGGCACAATCTCACCCAGGAGTTGCTGGCCGACATCCACACAGTCTCCCAAGCCACCATCTCACGAGTGGTGGCGGTCTACACTCCCCTGATCGCCGAGGCCCTCCAAGCCTGGGTGCCCGGCGTGGGGGACCTCGACCCGGACCGTCAGTACATCATCGACGGTACTCTGGTGTCCTGCTGGTCGTGGCACGACCGTCCCGAGCTGTACTCAGGCAAGCACCACACGACGGGGGTGAACCTGCAAGTGGCCTGCACCCTGGCCGGACAGCTCGCCTGGATCTCCCCGCCCCTGCCGGGTAGTGTGCATGATGCAAAGGCCATCAAGGAATCCGGCTTCCTCGCAGCCCTCGACAGTCAAAGTCATATTGGAGACAAAGGCTACATCGGATTGGGGATGATCACCCCCGCGAAGAAACCCGCCCATGGTGAACTCACCGACAGCGACAAAAGAAACAACACGACCATCAACCGCGTCCGCTACCTCATCGAACGTGTCATCGCGAACGTCAAAACCTGGCGTGTTCTACACACCGATTACCGCCGCCCCTACAACACCTTCGAAACCACAATACAAGCCGTCACAGGACTCATCTTCGCCTACAGTCTATGAATAAGCCTCCCTGTACCAGGCTTTCCTTGACGACTAGCCGGTCTGCCACCCTGGGCCTCCTTTCGACGCATACGATGTTCTCAGCACTTTCACAACCCTGCAATGGGGTCAACTGCCCATATTCACCAGTGCCCTCAGTCCACTTCTGGGATCTGGACCCGGACCGCGTCACCGGCAGCGATCCAGTAGCCACGGCCAGGCGGGAAATCAGCAGCCCTCACGCGCGGCAGCTGCGCCTTCAGCAGGTCACCGTCGTTCATCTCCGGCTGCAGCAGCAGTCCCTGCCGCGCGCCCTTCAACTCCGGCATGCTGGAGTTGAAACCGGACATGGTGGCGATCTCGCCCGCGCCGATCAGCAGGTGGCCATTGCGGCGCGCCAGTTTCAGTGACTCGGCAAGCGTGGAATCTGCCGGGGAGCCCGCCAGCTCGGAGAACTGCTCCACGAACACCGCGACCCGTGGAAGCCCCGGCGTGGTCTCCGTGGTCAGATAGGGCTTCAACTGGTTCGTCAGGAAGTCCTGCACCCGGTCGGCACCGTGCACGGTGGCCGTCCACAACGGCAGCCCAGCCAGCGGAGTGCTGCGTGCCGTGAGCAGCACCCTGGGCACATCCGGATACACATTCGCCATCGACTGCGCAAACCAGCGCACTGCCGAGCTGAGCCCCGATTTGGGTGGCCCTGCCACGAGATAGACACCCTGTGGCTCGAAGCCGATCGGCCCCAAAGTGCGGTCCTCCAGGCCGAGCGTCGGCAGGCCGCCGACCGTGGCGGGCAGCGAGGCGGCGGGCACCAGGGAAGGCAGCCTGCGGATCGGCTCCGGCCTCGACGGCTGGAAGCGAGCGACGCTGGTCGCCAGCGACTCGATCTCCCGGGCCTGCGCGGGTGGCGACGGGTCCGGCCCCAGCACCGCGATCTGCAGCTCGTTCGGCTCCTTGACGTTCATACAGCGTCCCGGTGGGCTGTTCGGGTTCAGCACGTCCTTCGGGACGTTCAACGCGATGTACTGATCAGGGTCGCTCATCCTCAGCACCATGCGCTGTTGGAATGCGCCCTGCATGGATGACGGAACCGCCGCACCGCGGTCTGCCGTTGCCGCGAAGTGGATACCGACGGACCGGCCCTCACTGAGGAGCCGGTGGAACTGAGCGTAGGTCTTGGCCCGCTGCAACCCCGAGTCATATTCCGTGCGGAAACTCTCGAAACCATCTAGCAGCACCAGGACGCGCGGCTCGTCGGGGTTGCCGTGCTGCCGGTAGCTGCTCAGATTGTCGGCCCGCACAGCCGTGAAGGCGGCAGCCCGCTCGTCGAGCTTCTTGGTCAGGAACTCCATCAGCCGCGTGACCCGCTCGTCGTCATCACCCATGATGATGGCGCCGACATTGCTGAGCGGCTCCAGCAACGTCAAACCACCACCGGCGAAGTCAAGGCCGTAGATGTGCACCGGGCCGGACCGTGGGGTGATGGAGGCGGCGATCGCCAGCGACCGCAGTGCCGTGGTCTTGCCCGAGCCGCTGGTGCCGTAGTAGATGATGTTGCCCGCCTCGTCGGGACGAAACACCTCGGCATGCTGGGCCTGCTGCGCAGGCACATCCACCATGCCGAGCACGATGCTGGTGTCCCGGCGCTGCCTCAGCTCCATCAAGTCGTAGACCTCGGCCAGCGTGTCCAGCCATGGCTTGCGGGGCTCCGGTATCCGGCCGAGCTGCGCGGCTGCGGACACGCTACGCACCACCCGGTCGATGTCCTTGTCCACCTGTTCACCCTTAAGCTTCGGCCGGGGCAGTTTCCAGGCGGTGTCCAGGCCGAAATCGAACTCGTCGATGTCGATGGGCGGGGCAGGCGGCTCAGCGGGTGTCCTGGCCCCGGGGAAAGCCGACTGGAACCGGATCAGCCGTCCTGGACCCATCTTCGCGACGCCCCGGCCGGGGGTCGAGGGGTCGATCGCGGCTGCTTGCGGACTGCCCAGCACGTCGGTGGAGTCGTGCTCGTCATTCATGCGCAGTGCCACCCGCAGGTTGGTGTTCGCTCGCAGGCTGTCCTTGATGACGCCGGCGGGGCGCTGCGTGGCGAGCACCAGGTGTAGGCCGAGGGACCGACCGCGCTGGGCCACGTCGATCACCCCGTCGACGAACTCCGGCACCTCGCCGACGAGGGCCGCGAACTCGTCGACGATGATGATCAGGCTCGGCGGGCAGTCGGGATCACCCGTCTTCTCGAAATCGATCAGGTCCTTAACGCCCTTGCTGTTGAACAGATGCTCCCGCCGGTGGATCTCGGCGCGGAGGCTCTGCAGAGCCCGCCGGACCAGGTATGGCGACAGGTCGGTGACGATGCCGACGCAGTGCGGCAGATCAACGCATCGCGCGAAGGCCGCACCACCCTTGTAGTCGACGAACAGGAACGTCACCCGGTCCGGGCTGTGCGCATGCGCCATGCCCAGCACCCAAGCCTGCAGGAACTCCGACTTCCCGGCGCCCGTGGTGCCGCCAACCAGGGCATGCGGCCCCTGCGTGCGCAGATCAATGGTGAACGGCTCCGCACCCGCATGCCCGACCACGGCCCGCAGATCCCCGGACCGCTCCCGGGGAATGGCGGGTAGGGATCGGTTGACGAACGACCCATTGTCCTTCCAGCGGGCCAGGATCTGCTCCTCGTCGTCGGCGGAACCGCCAAGCAGCCCGACCACCGACACCAGGCGCGGCAGGTCGGACTCGTCCGCGACGGGGGCGGAGGCGTCCACCAGGGGGGCCATGGTCCGGGCCACCGTGTAGGCGGTATCCAGACCGACGGCTTCAGTGGAGACATTCGCGAACACCCGCTCAGAGCGAACCATGCCGATAACGGCCTGGCCGTCAGGCTGCAACTCGACGTAGGTCCGGCAGGCCGCGGGCAGCTGGTCGCGGGTGGATGACACCCACACCACATAGACGCCGACATCAGGTCCGCGTTCAGCCAGCCGGGCAACACGCGCCAGGTCTACGGAGGCCTCGTGCACGATGACCACCACCGACGGCGTCACAGGCTGCTCGGTCTTCTCGCTGGACTGGACCGGTCCCCGCAGAGTGGGCTCGTCGCCCTCAGCCCGCTGCTCGATCAGCTCCTCCAGCTGGTCCAGCAGCACCCGTCCCCGAGGCCCGTCGGCCGCCAGGCAGGGGCCGGGGATGGGACAGTGGGGCGAGGAGGTGTGCGGCAACCATTCGAGCCAGGCCCATTCAGGTTTGCTGTCGGTGGAGGTCAGGCAGGCGATCACCACCTCGGCGGGCGAGTGCAGTGAGGCGACCTGGATGATCAGCCCCCGGGCGATCTCGATGAGACTCGGGTCGCACCCCACCACGCCCAGCCCGCCCACGGAGCGCAGGTCAGCGACGATGGGGGTGTTGTGCAGCAACCGGTATCGCTCCCGCAGCTCGGTCTGCTGACGCTGCAGATGGACGAAGCCTCGGCGTCTACCGGGCTTTGAGAACTGATGCAGGGCCCTGACCGAGCCAGCACCGATCCGCACCTGTAGGAACTCGGGATGCTCCGGATGCCGGCACCACAGGGCGCCGTTGCGCTGCGTGGCAGCTTCTATGCACTCGTCGGTGGCCGGGTAGAGGCGCTGCAACTGCCGGGTCTCCAGAGCCTGGGCCTCGGCCATCTCCTCCTCGGCTGCACGCATTCCCTCGGTGAAGTTCGCCAGGTCGGCTTTCCTCTTGCGAGAGCCGTCGATGCGTTGGCTGACGTAGTTGCCGATCATGAGCACAGGGCTCAGAGCGACGAACATCAGCGTCATGGGTGAGCGGGTGAACACATACATGCCCACACCCATGACGATGGGCGCAACCAGCGAGATCCACGGGAATCGGGAATTATTGGGCGGCTCCGGCACCTCGGGCAGCTCCACCTCGGTCTTCGTGGGCCGCGCCAGCACCCGCGGGGGGCGCATGAAGGCAACCTCGGTGCCGAGGCTCTGGCCACTGCGGTTCCCGACGGCGTCAATCCGCACCTGGGTGCCACCCAGCACCGCGATGTCCCCAGCTCCCAGGGTGGCGCGGGTCACCCGCTGGTCGCCGACCACCACGCCGTTGGCAGAGTCATCGTCGATGATGTCGATGCCCGCGCCCACCAGCACCCGGGCGTGGGACTTCGAGACCCTGGGGTCGGTGAGCCGCACATCGCTCTGAGGGGAACGCCCGATCCGGGAGGACCCGAAGCGCAGCGGGACCTCCGCGCCGGCGTCCGGCCCGGCGACGACACGCAGCACGGCCCCGATCTCGTCAACGGCTCCCTGCTGCTCGCGGACCACCTCGATGACGCCACCGGACTGCACTCCTGACTCGGACACGGCCGCGTCCGCAGCCAGCACCCGAGCCCGGCCGAGCGGATCCTGAACGCGCAGGGTCGGGCGTCCCTCGGAGGACTGGAAGGGCTCGCTCAGACCCTCGCTGAGGATGGCGTTGGCGACGTCCGTCGCGGTGGCGGTGGCATCGGCCCGGATCAGGATGTTGCGCGCTGCCCCGCCCCGGAGCAGCGTCACTCGGATCTGCACTACTGTTCCCCGATCTTCCGGTTCTGCTCCGCCTCGGCGTCGAGGGCGGGAAGATGGTCAGCGGTGACCAGGCGGGAGCTGACAGCCCAGTCCACCAGGTTGGCGCGACGGGAGTGGGCCTGGGAGGTGGGCCCGCCGTGGAGTCCACGTACCCCGGCCTTGTCGAGCTTGTCGCACACATTGTCGAGTTTCCGGTTGAACCGGGTCTGCGTCCATCCCAGGCGCTGGGCGGCCTCGACGGCTGATGGAATCTGCCAGGCACCAACTCCCGCGCGTCGCAGCACCGGTTCCGCGAGGGCGAGGATCACCAAAAGCTGAGAGTGCGTGAACTGGGTCTCCCCCAGCGTCGTCTCTCCCCCGTTGTCCTCGGAGATCACAACCGTCTGATAGACCGCCGAGGCCAGCGAGATCTCCAGTTCGTAGCTGGTGTTCCCGGCATGAAAGGTCAGCAGCATCGACTCGAACACCAGCGGCATGGCGGAGCCCGGGGTGAGAGTGGACTCGATGAGCCGGTTGACGTCCGACAACCGCGCGGGAATCCGCGACCCGACGTTGTGGATCCACCAGATCTTGCCGTCGTGCCGTATCGCCAGGAAGTTACGGTGCAGGTAGGGATTGTCGTCGATGACGAGGTTTCCGCAGCGCCCGATGGTGAACTCCTCACCAGGCTGCACCTGGTGGATCTCACCCGCGAAGTCAACCAGCAGCGTGCTCATGGCGCGCACACCGTCGCCGGCTGTGACTCCCGGCCATTGAGCCGCACCAGATGCACCTCCAGGCAGGTGTCACCCGCCAGCGCCGCGACCGTCACCGTGGTCTCGCTGGTGAGCTCGGATACCGAACCACCGCGCGGGTCCCTCACGGCGTAACGGAACCGGTCCCCCTGCTGCGGATCCGGGTTGGTCCAGGTGAAGGTCACCTCGGAACCGCTGACGCTGCCGCTGAGGTCCGTGACCGCAGGCACCGCGGCGGCGAGCGGGTCAACGGGTTTGGCGGAGGCCGATGGGCTGCCGGTCTCATTGGGGGTCGTGGCCGCGTTGTTCCGGTTCACCAGGACGACCACTGTCACGACGACCCCCACCAGCACAATCAGCAGCGACGCCACGACCGCCACCCGGGGAAGCCGTTTCCTGGCAGAAGGCTCAGATTCCGGCTCCGGCAGCAGGGTGGCGGGGGCGCTTTTCTCCTCTGGCGGGGCAGGAGCAACAGGACCGGTGAAATCCCGCAGGCCCGGCTGGGCCACACCCCGGCCATGCTGTAGGACGCCCTGACCCGGGACCAGGTAGCCGCCGGTCGGTTCGGAACGGTCCAGCGGGGAGGTGAGGCCGCCACTCGGTCCCGTGGCATGACTGGTGGGCTCGCCTGCCTCGGGGTCAATGAGCTGAAACCCCTGGATCCGGGTGCCCCCGTCACGCTGCTCCGGTTCGAAACCGGGCTCATCTGCTTCGTCGGTAAACACCTGGACGGCGGTCACGGACTGGTTCAGCAGGCCCTGCACACCTTGCATGGCTCGCGCGAACTCCAGGGCGCTCTGGAACCTCTCCCTTGGATCCTTGGCCATGGCGACGGCGAGCACCCGTTCCAACTCATCGGGCACATCCGCCCGTCCCGTGCGGGGCGCTGGCATGCTGCGCACCCTGGCGTTGAGGTGTAGAACGTCATTGCCCTGGCCTTGAAGGTACATGGGGCTGTGCCCGACCAACGTCGCCCAGACGCTGGCGGCCAGCGAGTACACGTCACTCCACGGCCCGATACCCACCGGAGAGTTGCCGAACTGCTCGGGCGGCGCCCACAGCGGGCTCATGGCCGTCGACGCCGTCGCCCCCTGGTCCACGGAGATGGAGATACCGAAGTCGGTCAACGCAGGCACACTGAACTGGGTGAACAGGATATTCGCAGGCTTGATGTCGCGGTGCAGCACGCCAAGACGGTGAGCGGTCTCGACGGCCCCAGCGATCTGGACACCGACCTCCATGGCCTTCGCGGGACTGTAGAGGCGGCGCGACACCCGCTCCCCCAGGTGCGCTGCCGGGCACATCTCCATCACCAGGTAGGGACGTCCGTCGGAAGCGATGTCCATCTCGAAGATCGTCACGATGTTGGGATGGCTGCTGAGCTTGGCCATCAGGCTGGCCTCGGTCTGGAAGGCAGCCAGGGTCTTGGGATTGACACCGTGGTGCAGCATCTTGATGGCGACGTCGCGTCCGAGGCCTTCCTGGTGGTAGTGAAACACATCTGCGAAACCGCCGCCGCCCAGCCATTTCCTGAAGGTGTAGCCGGGAAGCTCTGGGGCAGGAGTGCGTTGCGCCATGTCAGGGAATCCGTTCCACGTTGATGAACACGCCATGACCGAGGTCAATGACGTCGCCTGGGACGAGCGGGACGTCTTGCTCGGGCATCCGCATCGGTGGTTTGCCGTGACGGCGCAGGTAGGAGCCGTTGCGGGACCCAAGGTCCCGGGCGAGCACCGTCCAACCCTCCAGCAGGAACGCGATGTGGCTGCTGGAGACGTGCGCGTGCGGAAGGGCCACCAGGCGCGGTGTCGTCTCCGCGGAGATCACCCTGGACTGGGGGTTGCGCCCTGCCACCACCGGGCCGAGCAGCGGCACCTTCTCCCCGCCGTTGATCCGCAGCCACCCGAGCTGTGGCCTGGCCATCTGGCGTGGCTGCCCCCCGACGGGAGCGTCGCAGGTATAACAGGTGGCGCGCTGCGGCGGGTTGGGGTGCCCGTTATCGCAGACCACCGCCAGCACCTCGATGCCGTTGCGCGACGGGACAGCGGTGACGGCGACCTCGGCATCCTCGTCAGCTATCGTCTCGCCATGGCGCAGCTCCTCGAGCCTCTGCGGGACGGAAGACTCAGGTTCCTCCTCCAGCAGCTGGGAGTCATCCCACATGGCGTCGTAGGGGCCAGCTCGCCGCGCGGAGGAGTCAGTGGACGAAGAAGCGGACTCTGCCACAGAGTCGTCCGCGGCAGGATCAGCATGGGTGGGGTCAGGCATCAGGGTAGGGATCTGCTCCGGCTGGATCACCGGTTCATCGAACACCGCGGGCTGGGGGGCTGTCACAGGCCCCTCTGGCTCGGCCTCGTCTGCCT
The sequence above is drawn from the Arachnia rubra genome and encodes:
- a CDS encoding transposase family protein, which encodes MNTTTSLDRDQILNLCELIHTSRSGNLPPAGSRVLGLFRCIQVTVLILRHNLTQELLADIHTVSQATISRVVAVYTPLIAEALQAWVPGVGDLDPDRQYIIDGTLVSCWSWHDRPELYSGKHHTTGVNLQVACTLAGQLAWISPPLPGSVHDAKAIKESGFLAALDSQSHIGDKGYIGLGMITPAKKPAHGELTDSDKRNNTTINRVRYLIERVIANVKTWRVLHTDYRRPYNTFETTIQAVTGLIFAYSL
- a CDS encoding FtsK/SpoIIIE domain-containing protein yields the protein MQIRVTLLRGGAARNILIRADATATATDVANAILSEGLSEPFQSSEGRPTLRVQDPLGRARVLAADAAVSESGVQSGGVIEVVREQQGAVDEIGAVLRVVAGPDAGAEVPLRFGSSRIGRSPQSDVRLTDPRVSKSHARVLVGAGIDIIDDDSANGVVVGDQRVTRATLGAGDIAVLGGTQVRIDAVGNRSGQSLGTEVAFMRPPRVLARPTKTEVELPEVPEPPNNSRFPWISLVAPIVMGVGMYVFTRSPMTLMFVALSPVLMIGNYVSQRIDGSRKRKADLANFTEGMRAAEEEMAEAQALETRQLQRLYPATDECIEAATQRNGALWCRHPEHPEFLQVRIGAGSVRALHQFSKPGRRRGFVHLQRQQTELRERYRLLHNTPIVADLRSVGGLGVVGCDPSLIEIARGLIIQVASLHSPAEVVIACLTSTDSKPEWAWLEWLPHTSSPHCPIPGPCLAADGPRGRVLLDQLEELIEQRAEGDEPTLRGPVQSSEKTEQPVTPSVVVIVHEASVDLARVARLAERGPDVGVYVVWVSSTRDQLPAACRTYVELQPDGQAVIGMVRSERVFANVSTEAVGLDTAYTVARTMAPLVDASAPVADESDLPRLVSVVGLLGGSADDEEQILARWKDNGSFVNRSLPAIPRERSGDLRAVVGHAGAEPFTIDLRTQGPHALVGGTTGAGKSEFLQAWVLGMAHAHSPDRVTFLFVDYKGGAAFARCVDLPHCVGIVTDLSPYLVRRALQSLRAEIHRREHLFNSKGVKDLIDFEKTGDPDCPPSLIIIVDEFAALVGEVPEFVDGVIDVAQRGRSLGLHLVLATQRPAGVIKDSLRANTNLRVALRMNDEHDSTDVLGSPQAAAIDPSTPGRGVAKMGPGRLIRFQSAFPGARTPAEPPAPPIDIDEFDFGLDTAWKLPRPKLKGEQVDKDIDRVVRSVSAAAQLGRIPEPRKPWLDTLAEVYDLMELRQRRDTSIVLGMVDVPAQQAQHAEVFRPDEAGNIIYYGTSGSGKTTALRSLAIAASITPRSGPVHIYGLDFAGGGLTLLEPLSNVGAIIMGDDDERVTRLMEFLTKKLDERAAAFTAVRADNLSSYRQHGNPDEPRVLVLLDGFESFRTEYDSGLQRAKTYAQFHRLLSEGRSVGIHFAATADRGAAVPSSMQGAFQQRMVLRMSDPDQYIALNVPKDVLNPNSPPGRCMNVKEPNELQIAVLGPDPSPPAQAREIESLATSVARFQPSRPEPIRRLPSLVPAASLPATVGGLPTLGLEDRTLGPIGFEPQGVYLVAGPPKSGLSSAVRWFAQSMANVYPDVPRVLLTARSTPLAGLPLWTATVHGADRVQDFLTNQLKPYLTTETTPGLPRVAVFVEQFSELAGSPADSTLAESLKLARRNGHLLIGAGEIATMSGFNSSMPELKGARQGLLLQPEMNDGDLLKAQLPRVRAADFPPGRGYWIAAGDAVRVQIPEVD
- a CDS encoding FHA domain-containing protein yields the protein MSTLLVDFAGEIHQVQPGEEFTIGRCGNLVIDDNPYLHRNFLAIRHDGKIWWIHNVGSRIPARLSDVNRLIESTLTPGSAMPLVFESMLLTFHAGNTSYELEISLASAVYQTVVISEDNGGETTLGETQFTHSQLLVILALAEPVLRRAGVGAWQIPSAVEAAQRLGWTQTRFNRKLDNVCDKLDKAGVRGLHGGPTSQAHSRRANLVDWAVSSRLVTADHLPALDAEAEQNRKIGEQ
- a CDS encoding serine/threonine-protein kinase, whose amino-acid sequence is MAQRTPAPELPGYTFRKWLGGGGFADVFHYHQEGLGRDVAIKMLHHGVNPKTLAAFQTEASLMAKLSSHPNIVTIFEMDIASDGRPYLVMEMCPAAHLGERVSRRLYSPAKAMEVGVQIAGAVETAHRLGVLHRDIKPANILFTQFSVPALTDFGISISVDQGATASTAMSPLWAPPEQFGNSPVGIGPWSDVYSLAASVWATLVGHSPMYLQGQGNDVLHLNARVRSMPAPRTGRADVPDELERVLAVAMAKDPRERFQSALEFARAMQGVQGLLNQSVTAVQVFTDEADEPGFEPEQRDGGTRIQGFQLIDPEAGEPTSHATGPSGGLTSPLDRSEPTGGYLVPGQGVLQHGRGVAQPGLRDFTGPVAPAPPEEKSAPATLLPEPESEPSARKRLPRVAVVASLLIVLVGVVVTVVVLVNRNNAATTPNETGSPSASAKPVDPLAAAVPAVTDLSGSVSGSEVTFTWTNPDPQQGDRFRYAVRDPRGGSVSELTSETTVTVAALAGDTCLEVHLVRLNGRESQPATVCAP
- a CDS encoding FHA domain-containing protein; the encoded protein is MTVRWTPGTHRALVWEAGMALVDAQVSDEQAEQVWLSMLRDPQLGTFLQVLMEATGTGLLTIPAFAVTILSEGAHVAVRGPLRARITSVDGDTLISGREVTTWDEKHVAGPVAVELSADDAGGRSLLLIAGLTDASRLVWDGRSEQQPTTTPPVTSAPRKPEPEEVAAEEAEAREEEASTASPVSESPESVERKAEQKPDSDEDDDAEAGASAAAPAPASPKPPESQESDAEEEADEAEPEGPVTAPQPAVFDEPVIQPEQIPTLMPDPTHADPAADDSVAESASSSTDSSARRAGPYDAMWDDSQLLEEEPESSVPQRLEELRHGETIADEDAEVAVTAVPSRNGIEVLAVVCDNGHPNPPQRATCYTCDAPVGGQPRQMARPQLGWLRINGGEKVPLLGPVVAGRNPQSRVISAETTPRLVALPHAHVSSSHIAFLLEGWTVLARDLGSRNGSYLRRHGKPPMRMPEQDVPLVPGDVIDLGHGVFINVERIP